The following is a genomic window from Liolophura sinensis isolate JHLJ2023 chromosome 10, CUHK_Ljap_v2, whole genome shotgun sequence.
attttcttttaaaacagtGTTTGACAGATTAACTACAGAgacttcacatgtatatgacaaacaATTCTTGGTCGTGAGTTCGAAACCAGCTCTCGCTGATTCAGCTGTAACACAAATGCCATCAATACGCGTTTTCTTAAGTACTGAAGTCAGCTAGATTTTATTCATTcttggcaggttgctggctgatcATCGACGGATGTCCACAGGAGCCAGAGCTCGCTGGAAAACGCCGGGACACCGAGGGGGAGAAGCATCATGGCGCACTGACTGACGAGGACGCCTGTTTAGCCCGTGCTGCTGTACAGTGGAGAGCTTGTGGTCAATCGTATTCTCATACCGTCAAAGCGGTGTTCGGACCCACAGGTACAGTGCTATTGAAACGTAACTAGTTCCTTGTACGAAAGCACCATACTGAGACATAAAGGTATGTAGGATAACTTCAATGCTCAGTGTATGCTCACGTACAAAGATGCTTTAGCAGTATTTTAAAATGACTGGCAATTCTTTCAGTACCTCTTTCCGCGTAATAGATATTTTTGTACAAGCGGAAATGGCcattgttttgttgtgtgtGCATAAGTATCAAGTCTACCCAAAGCGTTACAACAAAGACAAGAATGGACAATAGGCATGAAGTTCTTTAGGCGGGATAGTTTACCCGTTGAAGGTACTTTCTGCACCCAGTGCTGTTTTACATGAACCGATTGGGCAACACAATGCAGACAAGTGCAGTACTGTGACATAAGATCTACAAATAAGTTTTAATTCACTGCTTGTgctgttgtaagtaaatatttatgtatttattgtcagatctttttaaagaaacaaaacatagtTTGACTATAATATATGGGATGTGGTAgttgaaatatatacaaacataagtCAGGCCTGGGGCGTCGGTAAACAATGACAGATTCTTgcttataaattaaaaaaagattaCACAGTGTGTTCACagttttattcatgaataaGTTACATTGTCGGTGAAAGCGAAGAAACGTTTTTACCCTCTGGAATATATCGTTATCCAAGTGGCCTCAATACCAGACTATGCAATGAAATTCGTCACATCATATTTATGTGGCATATTCGCAAGTGTCGTTGATCATATATAATGACACTTTGCTCTGCTGGGCtattattttcaaacaatgATTAAACCTGCATATCATAAATAAATCGTTCTCTGTGCGCAGGCGCGTGGACGGTGGCGGGCCAGGGTTGTTTCATGGGCAGTTACGGCTGCCCCTCACATGGCCAAACCAATGAGGGAAGCTTGGATAGGGATGGATATGCCGAGGCTCACGGTGGACTGACCAATGAAGCGGCTTGTTTAGGTCGTGCGGCTGGACAGTGGGTTTACTGTGGGTCATCACTGGACAATCCAGTAGTCAGCATCTTCAGACCCACAGGTTGGTGCTGGACAGCGAGTCTCGTTCTGATAATATCCGAACTCTTCTAAGAAGGAGGAAATATGTTAACCTGAAatttctgaaatgaaaattgaaataCATTGTTTGCATTATTCATTCTCACTTTTtctcatttaatacatttatgtgaacgaattttaatcagcattcatttCCAATTCATATCACTTAGCAATTATACCCAAATGGTCATAGAGCAtgataaatacaacaacaaaaaagtaacAAGCAAAACATGGAAAACTGGATTTGTTTTCGGTCCAGGAGCCAGAAGGTTTGCAGGCTATGGCTGTTGGATAAAGGTGCCGCATTGCCCTAAAGACCCCACTGTACCCCACATGTTCTTTGATGCCTGGGGTGACACCAACAGAAACACAGGTAATATTCTCAAATCGTCCGTGTTGACGCGCTAATTGGTGATTGTGACTATAATCTCATCATCGTTTGTCGAAGATGAGGCTCATATTTTTCCTAAGTCCATGTATATATCCATTTGAACTGATCGCTCTGTATGATATTGTTGCATGCTTTAAAATAAACCATTAGGccctgttttattttataaaaaaattgttgcctttaaattcatattttggTATATAATATAATCAAGCTTCAACCTAAACAAAATGGTAATCGTCCGGAAGGTAGAATTGTAAGGTGGCCTATCACATTACTATGGTGTGGGGAGTGGTTTTGCACGGTGTGTGTCTGTTAGATTATAGTTCAACACGTAGAGAAAGTTACCGCTGGATGACGCAAATGCCATAAATCATGATCATCATCACTAAATTGTTATGCTGGGTGTAATGGAATGGCGGAGGTATGCTACAACTGTACTATTGTTTAGCTAATGGTGCACCGCTAACAAGTCGGCTTGTTACAGTACAAAGTTTATCTGTTCTGTTTCGGTCCAGGATTCAGCAAAGACAACTGCTTCAACCGCGCCCAGGACTACTGGGACCAGTGTGGGTCCAACAGTTCTTATCCCGTCACAGTGCAGTTCCGCCCTGAGGGAAGATCGAAAACTGTACCATAACAAGAAACCGGAAAGCTGTATTCGTTGTTTGGCAGCTATACTAATAAATACACATGAGCTATTTACTTGTTTTCATGCTCGATATGTTCAATTTTTTTGgtcacatttatttgatttatttattcgattgatgttttactcccCCTGCAAGAATATGTCTCTTATATTTCGATTGGAAGCactatggtaggagaaaacggGGCAGAGAGGTTCGGAAATTAACGACCATCCATagtttgctgacagatcttcccacgtccGACCGAAAAGGCAGCCAGCTTGAGCTTAtatcgactgcattggtgaaaggctcctgaatTATGGCTGACATTAGTAAAAACGGTTATTTTTAATGCTGCGTATCACACCAGAATTAATTAATGTGGATTGTGCATCTTGTACACGAATGACTTATATGAAAGAGTCATGTGCCGTTCCTTCGTAAAATTGCATTGATGTTGTTTTCAACTTGATTGACAGTATATAGGTAAACGCTTAAGTATTGGTCCTcccaaaaacaataaatgtcaCTCTGACCACATTCTGACAGTATACGCTTGAGCAGAAACACACTGCAAAAACGTTTCAGGAACATACATCTTCTCCATCTCAATTAATTACAGA
Proteins encoded in this region:
- the LOC135477060 gene encoding uncharacterized protein LOC135477060, yielding MSSKEHVDGRNSDSALSTKTNIPLRTNCVITTEAPSTKVLRPQVVNDGSQPNTLTDTTGCWLIIDGCPQEPELAGKRRDTEGEKHHGALTDEDACLARAAVQWRACGQSYSHTVKAVFGPTGAWTVAGQGCFMGSYGCPSHGQTNEGSLDRDGYAEAHGGLTNEAACLGRAAGQWVYCGSSLDNPVVSIFRPTGARRFAGYGCWIKVPHCPKDPTVPHMFFDAWGDTNRNTGFSKDNCFNRAQDYWDQCGSNSSYPVTVQFRPEGRSKTVP